From one Pristis pectinata isolate sPriPec2 chromosome 12, sPriPec2.1.pri, whole genome shotgun sequence genomic stretch:
- the LOC127576575 gene encoding zinc finger protein 239-like — protein sequence MIHQRVHARKRPFSCSECGKAFAYSSHLQAHQRVHTGERPFSCSTCGKGFSRLSSLITHQRVHTGDRPYTCSECGKGFTDSSQLLRHQRVHTGEKPYTCSECGKGFTWLSLFLRHQRVHAGERPYTCSECGKGFTESSELLVHQRVHTGERPYTCSECGKGFTRSSHLLTHQRFHTGERPFICSTCGKGFTESSQLLIHQRVHTGERPYTCSECGKGFTRSSYLSGHLRVHTGERPYTCSKCGKRFFRSSHLLTHQRIHTGERPYTCSKCGKGFAQSTHLLTHQRVHTRERPYTCSKCGRRFTHLCSLKTHQRVHSGERPYTCSECGKGFTRSSHLLRHQRVHTG from the coding sequence atgatcCACCAGCGAGTTCATGCCAGGaaaaggccattctcctgctcggagTGTGGGAAGGCTTTTGCTTACTCATCCCACTTGCaggcacaccagcgagttcacactggggagagaccgttctcctgctcaacatgtgggaaaggattcagtcGGTTATCCAGCCTGATaacacaccagagagttcacactggggacagaccgtacacctgctccgagtgcgggaagggattcactgatTCGTCTCagctgctgagacaccagcgagttcacactggggagaagccgtacacctgctctgagtgcgggaagggattcacttggtTGTCCCTTTTCctgagacaccagcgagttcacgccggggagaggccgtacacctgctccgagtgcgggaagggattcactgagTCATCTGAGCTGCTggtacaccagcgggttcacactggggagaggccgtacacctgctccgagtgtgggaagggattcactcggtcgtcccatctgctgacacaccagagatttcacaccggggagaggccgttcatctgctcgacatgtgggaagggattcacggAGTCGTCTcagctgctgatacaccagcgggttcacaccggggagaggccgtacacctgctccgagtgtgggaagggattcactcggtcatccTATTTGTCTGGACACCTGCGAGTTCATACTGGGGAGAGGCCTTACACCTGCTCCAAGTGCGGGAAGAGATTCTTTcggtcgtcccatttgctgacGCACCAGAgaattcacaccggggagaggccctaCACCTGCTCCAAGTGCGGTAAGGGATTCGCTCAGTCGacccatttgctgacacaccagagagttcacaccagggagaggcCATACACTTGCTCCAAGTGCGGGAGAAGATTCACTCATTTATGCAGCCTCaagacacaccagcgagttcactcTGGGGAGAGGCcttacacctgctccgagtgtgggaagggattcactcggtcgtcccatttgctgaggcaccagcgagttcacactgggtag